TTGGCATGTcctaatttttatatcattcaattgacaaatattattactaaaaataatcattcaaaaaaaaatattataaataaaaatgaaacaaataacctttttattatctttatttttaaaatttttataaaattttaatattgtttatcatttattatttatactttcaatatatattaaatacgagcaaatatttctttaaaatattaaatctgtaaataaaaattaatatttttttagaacttacttattttaatgaaaagaaaaaaatactataataaaagaattataaattttccattaatttataactaattacaatttcatttaattatgtataagaccaaatatataatgttatataaCTTGAATTCtatgaaaaagtttttaattaaaattaaataaatatcgtgaatttttatcaacaataagtataaatataattggcAATAATGTTGCAAATAAACTtgtaaaagataaataaattcccatatgaaaaaaacttaaattaTAACCTTTTCCAAGACATAATTGATAACatttaattatcaaatatgGATATTGTAAtacaacaattaaaaaaactaatatcatttttctttttttgttttcttttttcttcattttcaTGAATCGTCTAACAATAATAaccataaaaattaaagaatatagaaaataaaaaataaaacaaaatagaatgacattttttagtgaattaattaatttattttttgttgtaaTTCTAAGAATCATAAAATTTGATTGTATATTATTACACATACGTATATATTGAAATTGTCctttactattaaaaatataaaatacagTTGGTAATGGTACTATTAATATTCcgaaaatttcaaaatatattttattactaagAAGTGTTGTTGTTTCATCAAATGCTTGATAAAGATTTAGGAGAAACATTATTGTTGCTACAAAATGAGcaaattttatgtaataaaagaaaaaatgaaatattccATATCCATGTGATGGTTTATAAGGAACATATATTGTATTCAGACTGGGAGTTAATGGAATAAGTGTAtgaaaaaatgtaataatatgTCTTAATATTCCTACTATTGATACAGTTATTAAAAGATAGTAAAAAGAATTTTggtatttattatattttcttgaAAGTATCTtcttaaaaagtttaataaaatatattatccatagagtaattaaaattattgataatgtagtgataattaaaaatcttttaaaagcTGGTTCTTCTTTTGTAGCTAAAAATGAAACGGTTTtcatgataaaatttaacaataacaaaattaaataatctGTACTTCTTATATATTCTTCTCATTctataaataacatttaaaaaataaataaacaattagttttattaatctttttttattttatactatgtaattattaatatatactatttaacttaaatttaaattaatggTTTTATAATACAATTCAAATAtctaattaattaataatatttaaacaaaattttatattaataaaaaaatttgttattttgtaattggatttttaataaaaaattaaaaacaattcaatcctcttataaatatttaaagattaattgttatttattttattacttatttCAAAAATCTCATTActaaattgttatttaaaaaattttaacaattaaaaaaataatcattgtattcttttttaagttAATTGTAATGAAATAACAATAGACattcttatattttaatattactattaatagtaattaaaaatattacttcaAAATTAGTTTATATCAGTTGTacattttacaattttactataaaaaatattgaattttttgttacatataatatttggaaatattttgttaaataaaacaaacaATTAAAGATGACTAATGTATCAAGAAATTTAAAGTAccttatcaataaaatataaaaatttttaaactaattCACTTacacaaatattttaataaatatttagtatAACAATATGAACAGTActaaacattaatatttattgataaattttaacaagatgtcttacttttttttatataattttaaaatttttcaaatacaatactaaaaaaaaatttttttacttaaagttgataaattttgatGGTAACTTTAAATTAGTTTTACTTTACCTACAAAAACGATGTTCAAACATCAATTGATTGTATCTTACtcctttttattatacttttcttataaacattttttttttgttattaattaaaaaggtTATCTTAGTTACCTCCAATACTTTTCATCGATtgcatctttttttttataattattttacctGCAAAtagatacttttttttttcttctaagatatcataaaaaaaattattattaatagttaatttaatgacattttttacataaaaaaacattatactttttttaaattttactaaaGATTTTTCTCCCAACAAAATACATTATTccatttttatagtttttatttataaattccTGTAGAcaaacaatataaatttttattgatcatttttaaaagatcacgtcgttgatttttttttatattataaaattttaaaatatgtattaaaaaatttaattattttttttttaattaaatttttattttttagaatgAGTACCATTGGTATGACAACACGCTCTAGGGCAAAAGGAAATGTTGATAAGACTATAGAATCAAAAGATGGTGATAatgatagtaaaaaaaatacaaagaaaaaaaaagaaaattcttctaaaaatgttacaaatgttagtaaaaaaaagacCAATGAGGCTACTTCTGATACAAATGACAACAAAGATACACTTATTTCTGTTTCTTCTTCTAAAGTTACAAGAAACCGAAGACCAAAAGATAAATCAACAAAAGATTCTAGTACTGATTTagatgataaaaaagttGAAAATACAGATACAAAAAATGATGGTAAATCATCATTAAAAAGTGACAATACAAAAGATGATGCTCAACCTGCTCCTAAATCCTTAAgagaaagaaaaaagaaagttgatcaaaaaaatgattcagatgttaaaaaaaaaaatgttagtGATCATAGTACAAGTGATAATTTATCAACTGATGATACAAGTAAGACTGATCCAGAAAAATCATCAAAAGATCCACCCACAAAAGTACTATCTAGAGGTcgtaagaaaaaaaatgatactcAAGATGATTCTGGCTTAAAACAGAAAGCGGCTAAAATTGAAGCCAACATTTCTGATACTGAAAAAtgtgataaaaataagaaaggtaaattaattgttgttaaaaataactatttttttttttagtaataatgCCAGTTGATGCATTTGCCACCACTCGTCAAGTTGGGTGGAGTGTTTTTGTGGACAAAGATTTAGGTCCATACAGTATTACACTTAATCAAACAGATGTCACCaacaacaataataaatttattattcttcaagttttaaaaaaaaatggtgttGAAGAGTATTCATTTTTTCAACGTTGGGGAAGAGTAGGCTTCTCAGGACAATGTAATTTACAAAATGGTGACCAAAACcatacaataaataattttcttcataaatttaaaaataaaacaggACAAGATTACAAGGGACATAttgaatatgaaaaaaaacctaaaaaatattttcctaTTGAAATGAAAGGTGAAGAGGTTAATTCAGAAGATGAAAGTGAAACAATTAATATTCCAGAATCAAAACTTGAAGAATCTGTTAGAAGAGTAATGGAATTAATTTGTGATACTAAATTAATGGCAAGTACATTAAAAGAGATGAATTTTGATTTGGATAAGATGCCTCTTggaaaattatcaaaaaatcaaataactGCTGGATATGAATGTTTAAAGGATATTGAAACTGCTATTACGGCAAAGAATAAAGCTGGTATTATTGAAGCTGTTGATATgtattatacaaatattcCTCATTTTTTTGGTATGAAAAAAccaaaattaattgaaacaattgatgatttaaaaaaagaaattgaacTTCTTGATACACTTTGGGATATTGAAGCTACAATGAAAACTATGAAAGAAGAGAAACCAAAGAAAGAGATAGCTATAAATCCACTTGAtgaattttatgataaaatgaaATGTGGACTTAAAGTTCTTTcacctaaaaataaaatgagaAAAATAATTGAGGATGTTATTCAAAATACTCAAGGACCTACACATACATGGTATAAATACaatgttaaaaatgtatttgaaGTTAAAAGAGAAACTGAAGATGAGAAATTTCTTAAAGATATACCTAATAGAAAACTTCTTTGGCATGGATCAAGAGTTACTAATTGGTATGGTATTCTTTCACAAGGTCTTCGTATTGCTCCTAAAGAAGCTCCATCTAGTGGATATATGTTTGACAAAGGAATATACATGGCTGATCTTTCATCAAAATCTATTGGTTATTGTTTTGCATCACCAGGCCAAACTGGTTTTCTTGCTTTAGTTGAGGCAGCTATTGGTAATCAAAATGTTAAACTTCAACCAGATTATAAAGCTTCCAAAAAACTTCAAAAAGATGAACATTCAGTTAAAGGAGAAGGAAAAATGATACctgaaaaagaaataaaactTGAAAATGGTTCTGTTTTATATAATGGTCCAATAGTTAGTAATAAAACTTATAAACCTGATGAGTATACTTTGTattataatgaatatattgTTTACAATACAGACCAAGTACGTCTCCGTTACCTTGTTGAATTAGAATTTGTTAATCAATAATTACAATGAAGATATACAAGAAAAAATctctaaatttaatttttttttttgctctATCTTTgatcatatatataaattaatttttaaaaaatgtttgttgaattataatatttatatataatatttttgaactaaataacaaaaaaaaaattaaataataagtatataataatatattttatttaaacaaatttaaaaaaaaaaaaaacaaacaaaaacaatagagaaaaaatgttaatataataaaaattttaatttattatatttgtcattaacgataaaattattttgattaggggagaaaatatttaaaaaaaaaataaagtatttactTATGTAATTGACTTTGCGtgaatttaaaacatttttaaaattaatttatgacATTTTTTATCTACTTCAATATGTTTAACTTACagttgtttaaatttttttttcatcttttaaGGAAATGTAAACTTactaaaaatgtaaatataataaagtttattttaagaatttatagttatttggtaaattttatgactcattttaaaattatatataatgttaaacataacagaaaaaaaaaaataagaaaaaagatattttaattatattatgatacatgtttattttaagtaagtaatcataaatttaggttatttttaaatattgacaTAAGTTTCTAATTACTATTTAAAGCGTGAattaatatgataattattacaaaatgtCTTTTGGTATTACATATATTACTATTGCTATTCTTATATCATCAACACTGGTAGAAAGTATTGGAAGGACACAGGCAGCTGGAGCTAAAGGATACCTTACTTGTAATGGAAAACCAGCTACtgatgttaaaataaaaatgtatgatGATGATTCTGGTATAGATCTTGATGATTTTATGGCAGAAACTACAACTGACTCTAAAggatatttttctttatcagGAACAAAATCTGAGTTACTTACAATTGAtgctaaaataaatatttatcataattgtaatgataatgttcttcaaaaattatgttaCAGAAAATTTACAATTTGGATTCcagataattatataaattctGGTTCAACAGCAACAAACTTTTATGATATTGGAAGAATTGAATTAGCTGGAAAGATATCTGGTGAAAGTAGAGattgtataaattaaaaaattgtattatttttttttaaattatcctTTGACAATACTTactttaaaatgtaattaaatttaattacaaatcttataataaaataattttaatatattttttgatagtaaacattttaattaatttaattattcatTCTTCTTTTTGTT
This Strongyloides ratti genome assembly S_ratti_ED321, chromosome : 2 DNA region includes the following protein-coding sequences:
- a CDS encoding Poly [ADP-ribose] polymerase 2 — translated: MTKRWYDMKRITLNKKLEGIQMKVYGNLNLLCTIGMTTRSRAKGNVDKTIESKDGDNDSKKNTKKKKENSSKNVTNVSKKKTNEATSDTNDNKDTLISVSSSKVTRNRRPKDKSTKDSSTDLDDKKVENTDTKNDGKSSLKSDNTKDDAQPAPKSLRERKKKVDQKNDSDVKKKNVSDHSTSDNLSTDDTSKTDPEKSSKDPPTKVLSRGRKKKNDTQDDSGLKQKAAKIEANISDTEKCDKNKKVIMPVDAFATTRQVGWSVFVDKDLGPYSITLNQTDVTNNNNKFIILQVLKKNGVEEYSFFQRWGRVGFSGQCNLQNGDQNHTINNFLHKFKNKTGQDYKGHIEYEKKPKKYFPIEMKGEEVNSEDESETINIPESKLEESVRRVMELICDTKLMASTLKEMNFDLDKMPLGKLSKNQITAGYECLKDIETAITAKNKAGIIEAVDMYYTNIPHFFGMKKPKLIETIDDLKKEIELLDTLWDIEATMKTMKEEKPKKEIAINPLDEFYDKMKCGLKVLSPKNKMRKIIEDVIQNTQGPTHTWYKYNVKNVFEVKRETEDEKFLKDIPNRKLLWHGSRVTNWYGILSQGLRIAPKEAPSSGYMFDKGIYMADLSSKSIGYCFASPGQTGFLALVEAAIGNQNVKLQPDYKASKKLQKDEHSVKGEGKMIPEKEIKLENGSVLYNGPIVSNKTYKPDEYTLYYNEYIVYNTDQVRLRYLVELEFVNQ
- a CDS encoding Transthyretin-like family-containing protein, with translation MSFGITYITIAILISSTLVESIGRTQAAGAKGYLTCNGKPATDVKIKMYDDDSGIDLDDFMAETTTDSKGYFSLSGTKSELLTIDAKINIYHNCNDNVLQKLCYRKFTIWIPDNYINSGSTATNFYDIGRIELAGKISGESRDCIN